A section of the Petrimonas sulfuriphila genome encodes:
- a CDS encoding HAMP domain-containing histidine kinase codes for MNFLFESRQPVRYAFIAVATVIALVSLVFSNTLVKGLAKEERNKVEIWAAATELLAKSDESSDMNLVLQILQSNKTIPVILYDKTSNTLSANNIKLPEKDTQGFLLKKTGEFAVKHDPIELEELNQSVYFDDSFILKRLQIYPYVQLLVISIFIALAFFALMSSQKAQQNKVWAGLSKETAHQLGTPISSLIAWTEYLKLKGLDPALINEMGKDVYRLEVIAERFSKIGSVSDIKPVILQDAVKQSVAYLENRISDKVRLIFDFPESSAMVQLNESLFSWVIENLTKNAVDAMGGEGIITYSMGEKGRHCFLDISDTGKGVSTSKFNRIFQPGFTTKERGWGLGLSLAKRIVENYHEGKIFVKQSEIGKGTTFRILLRKG; via the coding sequence ATGAACTTTTTATTCGAATCCCGGCAACCTGTGAGATATGCTTTTATAGCTGTTGCAACTGTGATTGCCCTTGTTTCGCTTGTCTTCTCGAACACGCTTGTAAAAGGATTGGCCAAAGAGGAAAGGAATAAAGTTGAGATCTGGGCTGCGGCAACAGAGTTGTTAGCCAAAAGCGATGAAAGCAGCGACATGAATCTGGTATTGCAGATTCTGCAAAGTAACAAGACCATTCCTGTAATCTTGTACGATAAAACCAGTAATACACTTTCTGCGAATAACATAAAACTACCTGAAAAAGACACTCAAGGGTTTTTGCTGAAAAAAACAGGGGAGTTTGCTGTAAAACACGATCCCATTGAACTTGAGGAACTCAATCAGTCTGTTTATTTTGATGATTCTTTTATTCTTAAACGGTTGCAGATATATCCGTATGTACAGTTGTTGGTGATTTCTATTTTTATAGCGTTAGCTTTTTTTGCTCTCATGAGCTCACAAAAAGCACAGCAGAACAAGGTATGGGCTGGATTGTCGAAAGAGACGGCTCATCAGTTGGGAACGCCTATCTCGTCGTTGATAGCGTGGACGGAGTATTTAAAGCTGAAAGGGCTCGATCCAGCTTTGATAAACGAAATGGGTAAGGATGTGTATCGGTTGGAGGTCATTGCCGAGCGATTTTCGAAAATCGGATCCGTTTCCGATATAAAGCCTGTGATCTTGCAAGATGCAGTAAAACAATCGGTTGCCTATCTCGAGAATCGGATATCCGATAAAGTGCGGTTGATTTTCGATTTTCCCGAATCTTCAGCAATGGTGCAACTGAATGAATCGTTGTTCAGTTGGGTAATCGAGAACCTGACCAAAAACGCGGTTGATGCAATGGGAGGAGAAGGCATTATTACTTATTCAATGGGCGAAAAAGGGAGGCATTGCTTTCTTGATATCTCCGACACGGGAAAAGGCGTTTCAACATCGAAATTCAACCGTATTTTCCAGCCCGGATTCACCACCAAGGAACGGGGATGGGGATTAGGGTTATCCCTGGCCAAACGTATAGTGGAGAACTATCACGAGGGAAAAATTTTTGTTAAGCAGTCAGAAATCGGAAAAGGGACCACCTTTAGAATTTTGTTGAGGAAAGGATAA
- the rny gene encoding ribonuclease Y, giving the protein MEIVVGVIGIVIGAVIAWYLTGKAANSRAQNILSDAEKDAEVIRKNKLLEAKEEIISMKAEAEKQANARTSKIQITENRLKQREMSLNQRQEELGKKGNEIDTLRVNLENQQELLDKKSAELEKVYRQSVEQLETISGLSADEARERLVESVKEEAKTNAQSYINEIMEEAKMTANKEAKRIVVQSIQRVATETAIENAVTVFHIDSDEVKGRIIGREGRNIRALEAATGVEIVVDDTPEAIVLSGFDPVRREIARLSLHQLVADGRIHPARIEEVVSKVKKQIEEEIVETGKRTVIDLGIHGMHPELIRLIGKMKYRSSYGQNLLQHSRETANLCAIMAAELGLNPKKARRAGLLHDIGKVPDDEPELPHAMIGMKLAEKYKEKPDICNAIGSHHDEVEMTTLLAPIVQVCDAISGARPGARHEIVEAYMKRLNDLENLALSYPGVVKTYAIQAGRELRVIVGADKLDDQDTEKLSAEIAKKIQTDMTYPGQVKITVIRETRAVSYAK; this is encoded by the coding sequence ATGGAAATAGTTGTAGGAGTTATCGGAATAGTTATCGGAGCAGTTATTGCCTGGTACTTAACCGGTAAGGCAGCAAATTCGCGTGCTCAGAATATTTTGAGTGATGCCGAGAAAGATGCTGAGGTAATCAGAAAAAATAAATTACTGGAAGCTAAAGAGGAAATTATTTCGATGAAGGCTGAAGCTGAAAAGCAGGCCAATGCACGTACATCGAAAATACAAATTACCGAAAACCGGTTGAAACAACGAGAGATGTCGTTGAATCAACGGCAGGAAGAGCTGGGTAAAAAAGGGAACGAGATTGACACTCTTCGTGTTAATCTGGAGAATCAGCAAGAACTGTTGGACAAGAAAAGTGCTGAGCTGGAGAAAGTTTATCGCCAGTCTGTTGAACAGTTGGAAACAATTTCGGGACTTTCGGCCGATGAAGCCAGGGAGCGTTTGGTTGAATCTGTCAAGGAAGAGGCCAAGACCAACGCTCAATCGTACATCAACGAGATTATGGAAGAGGCTAAAATGACGGCAAACAAAGAAGCTAAACGTATTGTAGTTCAAAGTATCCAGCGTGTGGCGACAGAAACCGCAATTGAGAATGCTGTTACGGTCTTTCATATCGATTCCGATGAAGTAAAAGGGCGTATTATCGGGCGTGAGGGACGAAATATCCGGGCGTTGGAAGCCGCAACGGGGGTGGAAATTGTTGTGGACGATACTCCCGAGGCGATTGTTTTATCGGGTTTTGACCCTGTTCGTCGTGAAATTGCCCGCCTGTCGCTCCATCAACTTGTTGCAGATGGACGTATTCATCCTGCAAGGATCGAGGAGGTGGTATCTAAAGTGAAGAAACAGATTGAGGAAGAGATCGTTGAAACCGGTAAGCGTACGGTTATTGATTTGGGAATCCATGGGATGCATCCCGAGTTGATCCGTTTGATCGGGAAAATGAAATACCGTTCCTCCTACGGACAAAATCTGCTTCAACACTCTCGTGAGACGGCTAACCTTTGCGCCATTATGGCTGCTGAGCTTGGATTGAATCCCAAAAAAGCCAGACGTGCCGGATTACTGCACGATATTGGTAAGGTGCCGGATGATGAGCCGGAACTGCCACACGCTATGATTGGAATGAAACTGGCGGAGAAATACAAGGAAAAACCCGATATATGCAACGCTATCGGCTCGCACCACGATGAGGTGGAGATGACTACTCTCCTGGCACCGATTGTTCAGGTTTGTGACGCTATTTCGGGGGCGCGTCCCGGTGCAAGGCACGAAATAGTGGAAGCGTACATGAAACGACTGAACGACCTGGAAAACCTCGCGCTTTCGTATCCAGGTGTGGTGAAAACTTATGCTATTCAGGCCGGCCGGGAATTACGGGTTATTGTTGGAGCAGACAAGCTCGATGATCAGGATACGGAAAAATTATCCGCAGAAATTGCCAAGAAAATACAAACCGATATGACTTATCCCGGCCAGGTGAAAATTACCGTGATCCGTGAAACAAGAGCGGTGAGTTATGCGAAATAG
- a CDS encoding sugar phosphate isomerase/epimerase, with the protein MKKLVFLLTGILVSLLIHAQQRPDPQPAPDTFEKFKVGMAGYTFVKFDLDKTLEIMQKCDVRYLCIKDFHLPMNSTDEQIAAFHAKLKAKNVTGYAVGPIYMRSQEEIDKAFEYAKRVGVKMIVGVPNYDLLPYVDKKVKEYDFKYAIHLHGPDMPLYPDADDVWKNVKDLDPRIGMCLDIGHDRRNGKDPVKDLKKYRSRVFDVHIKDVTGATKQGYSVEVGRGILDIPAFVKMLRKVGYEGVCSLEHERNMNDPFLGIAESIGYFRGVIAATK; encoded by the coding sequence ATGAAGAAATTAGTTTTTTTGCTGACGGGAATTTTGGTTTCCCTGTTGATCCATGCACAACAACGACCCGACCCGCAACCGGCGCCGGACACATTCGAAAAATTTAAAGTGGGAATGGCCGGGTATACATTTGTAAAATTTGACTTGGACAAGACATTGGAAATCATGCAGAAATGCGATGTTCGCTACCTTTGCATCAAAGATTTTCATTTGCCGATGAACAGTACCGATGAACAGATTGCGGCTTTTCACGCCAAGCTGAAAGCCAAAAACGTGACCGGCTATGCTGTTGGCCCCATTTATATGCGGTCGCAGGAAGAAATTGACAAAGCGTTTGAGTATGCGAAACGTGTGGGAGTGAAAATGATCGTCGGGGTTCCCAACTATGATTTACTGCCTTACGTCGATAAAAAAGTGAAAGAGTACGATTTCAAGTATGCCATTCATCTTCACGGACCAGACATGCCCCTTTATCCCGACGCCGATGATGTCTGGAAGAACGTAAAAGATCTTGATCCACGCATCGGGATGTGTCTGGATATCGGCCATGACCGCCGTAATGGAAAAGATCCTGTGAAAGACCTGAAAAAATACCGGTCCCGAGTTTTTGATGTGCATATCAAGGATGTGACCGGAGCCACGAAACAAGGCTATTCCGTTGAAGTGGGCCGGGGAATACTGGATATTCCGGCGTTTGTAAAAATGCTCAGAAAAGTAGGATACGAAGGCGTTTGTAGCTTGGAGCACGAGCGTAACATGAATGATCCGTTTCTGGGCATTGCCGAATCCATCGGATATTTCCGTGGGGTAATAGCTGCCACAAAATAA
- a CDS encoding 2-oxoacid:acceptor oxidoreductase subunit alpha has translation MINETVITDLKQVTIRFSGDSGDGMQLTGTLFSTLSAIFGNEIATFPDYPAEIRAPQGTLNGVSGFQVRVGSKDIYNAGDKADVLVAMNPAALKVNRQHLKKGSIVIFDTDSFTRKDLEKALFKTEDPFAELNLKDVQPIPVAITSMTKDSLADSGMENKDILRSKNMFSLGIVCWLFNRPIEIAEQLLKDKFKKRPKLVETNIKALTDGYNYGNNIHLTATTYRIDTVETGKGFYTDINGNTATAYGLIAAAEKAGVKLFLGSYPITPATDILQELSARKDLGVKALQMEDEIAGICTAIGASFAGSLGATSTSGPGLSLKSEALGLAVMTELPLVVVDVQRGGPSTGMPTKSEQADLFQALYGRNGESPLAVIAATTPTDCFDSAYWASKIALEHMTPVVLLTDGYIANGASTWKIPNLEKYPTITPPYVQKNFNESAENWKPYLRDEETLVRYWGVPGTEGYMHRIGGLEKDYFTGVISSNPENHQLMVDTRKAKIKKIADFIPEQAVIGNKDADTLIVGWGGTYGHLLEVMMRIQDKDRKVALAHFRFINPLPRNTYDILKKYKTIIVAEQNTGHFASYLLSQFDDIKVHRFNRVEGQPFSVSELVDEFIKIMGDN, from the coding sequence ATGATTAATGAAACTGTAATTACAGATTTGAAGCAGGTAACGATACGGTTTTCCGGTGACTCGGGTGACGGGATGCAGTTAACCGGGACGTTATTTTCCACTTTGTCTGCCATTTTTGGAAATGAAATCGCCACTTTTCCCGATTATCCGGCAGAAATTCGCGCACCGCAAGGCACGTTAAACGGAGTTTCTGGTTTTCAGGTCCGTGTAGGATCGAAAGATATTTACAACGCGGGAGATAAAGCCGACGTATTGGTCGCGATGAACCCCGCTGCACTGAAAGTCAACCGCCAGCACTTGAAAAAAGGATCGATCGTCATTTTTGATACCGATTCCTTCACACGAAAAGACCTGGAGAAAGCGCTCTTCAAAACAGAAGATCCTTTTGCAGAACTTAACCTCAAGGACGTTCAACCTATTCCGGTGGCCATCACATCGATGACCAAAGACTCACTGGCAGACAGCGGAATGGAAAACAAGGATATTTTACGAAGCAAGAACATGTTTTCGCTGGGCATCGTTTGCTGGCTCTTTAACCGGCCGATTGAGATTGCCGAACAACTGCTGAAAGACAAATTCAAGAAAAGGCCAAAACTGGTCGAAACCAATATAAAAGCATTAACAGACGGATATAACTACGGAAACAACATACACCTGACAGCTACCACCTACCGTATCGACACCGTAGAAACCGGAAAGGGTTTTTATACCGATATAAACGGAAATACTGCCACAGCATACGGACTAATCGCAGCCGCCGAAAAAGCCGGAGTAAAACTTTTTCTAGGTTCCTACCCCATCACGCCGGCCACCGATATCTTACAGGAACTCTCCGCAAGGAAAGACCTGGGCGTAAAAGCATTGCAGATGGAAGATGAAATTGCCGGAATCTGTACCGCCATCGGCGCCAGCTTTGCCGGAAGCCTGGGTGCAACCTCCACTTCAGGTCCGGGGTTGTCGCTCAAAAGCGAAGCACTTGGACTAGCGGTGATGACCGAGCTGCCGTTGGTTGTGGTTGATGTACAGCGTGGCGGTCCATCAACAGGAATGCCCACCAAGAGCGAACAAGCCGATTTGTTTCAGGCTCTATACGGGAGAAACGGCGAAAGCCCCCTAGCGGTGATAGCGGCCACCACCCCCACCGATTGTTTCGACAGTGCCTACTGGGCATCGAAAATTGCCTTGGAACATATGACTCCGGTGGTTTTACTTACAGACGGGTATATTGCCAACGGTGCATCAACGTGGAAGATTCCAAACCTCGAAAAATACCCCACTATCACCCCTCCTTACGTTCAGAAGAACTTCAACGAAAGTGCCGAAAACTGGAAACCCTATCTCCGCGACGAAGAAACGCTGGTAAGGTACTGGGGTGTCCCGGGCACCGAAGGATACATGCACCGCATCGGAGGACTGGAAAAAGATTATTTCACGGGTGTGATATCGTCCAATCCCGAAAACCACCAACTGATGGTAGATACCCGTAAGGCAAAAATAAAAAAGATAGCCGACTTCATCCCCGAACAAGCGGTCATCGGCAATAAAGATGCCGACACGCTTATCGTTGGATGGGGAGGAACTTACGGCCATTTGCTGGAAGTAATGATGCGCATTCAGGATAAAGACAGAAAAGTAGCCCTCGCGCACTTCAGGTTTATCAATCCGTTGCCACGCAACACGTACGATATTTTGAAGAAATACAAAACCATTATCGTTGCCGAGCAAAATACCGGCCATTTTGCTTCCTATTTACTGAGCCAGTTCGATGATATTAAGGTACACCGGTTCAATCGGGTGGAAGGACAACCTTTCAGCGTAAGTGAGCTGGTGGATGAGTTTATTAAAATTATGGGAGACAACTAA
- the murA gene encoding UDP-N-acetylglucosamine 1-carboxyvinyltransferase, with translation MSSFIIEGGHRLKGEIFPQGAKNEALQVICATLLTDEEVVIENIPDILDVNNLIALLKDMGVEVQKLSPDTYSFRASAIDLEFTKTEDYMKKIAALRGSIMIIGPLLARFGKAIVPKPGGDKIGRRRLDTHFNGIMKLGAELVFDEKKQLFSLSANHLRGQYILLEEASVTGTANLLMAAVFAEGETIIYNAACEPYVEQLSKMLVRMGAKIEGIGSNRLTVKGVTRLGGCRHKLLPDMIEVGSFIGMAAMTASEVTIKNASIENLGIIPESFRRLGIAVQQQGDDLYIPPQEHYTIESFIDGSILTIADAPWPGLTPDLLSVMLVVATKAEGCVLIHQKMFESRLFFVDKLIDMGAQIILCDPHRATVIGLGDRFRLRGMTMISPDIRAGISLLIAAMSAKGKSIIHNIDQIDRGYQDIDLRLNKLGANIERT, from the coding sequence ATGTCATCATTTATTATCGAAGGCGGACACCGGCTAAAAGGCGAAATATTTCCTCAGGGAGCAAAAAACGAAGCATTACAGGTAATCTGCGCCACACTGCTTACCGATGAAGAGGTTGTTATTGAAAACATCCCCGATATCCTGGATGTGAACAACCTTATAGCATTGCTTAAAGATATGGGTGTGGAAGTGCAAAAATTAAGCCCGGACACCTATTCGTTCAGAGCTTCAGCTATTGATTTGGAGTTCACGAAGACCGAAGATTACATGAAAAAAATCGCCGCCCTGCGTGGTTCAATTATGATAATTGGCCCACTTTTGGCACGATTCGGGAAAGCGATCGTCCCCAAACCTGGAGGCGACAAAATCGGGCGGCGGCGTTTGGATACACATTTCAACGGAATCATGAAGCTGGGGGCCGAACTGGTTTTCGATGAAAAAAAACAACTTTTTTCCCTTTCCGCCAACCACCTGCGCGGGCAATACATCCTGCTGGAAGAGGCATCGGTTACCGGAACCGCTAACTTGCTGATGGCTGCCGTGTTTGCAGAAGGAGAAACCATTATCTATAATGCCGCCTGTGAACCTTATGTGGAGCAATTGAGCAAGATGCTGGTAAGGATGGGGGCAAAAATCGAAGGGATAGGTTCTAACCGGCTCACCGTAAAAGGAGTTACAAGACTGGGGGGTTGCCGCCACAAACTGCTGCCCGATATGATCGAGGTCGGCAGCTTTATTGGAATGGCAGCGATGACTGCTTCTGAAGTAACCATAAAGAACGCGTCGATAGAAAATCTGGGAATTATTCCCGAAAGTTTCCGCAGGTTGGGTATCGCTGTTCAGCAACAGGGCGATGATTTATACATTCCGCCCCAGGAACATTACACCATCGAATCGTTTATAGACGGTTCCATCCTGACTATTGCCGATGCACCGTGGCCCGGCCTTACCCCTGACTTACTGAGCGTCATGCTTGTTGTTGCCACCAAAGCCGAAGGGTGCGTGCTGATCCACCAGAAAATGTTTGAGAGCCGCCTGTTTTTTGTAGACAAGCTTATCGATATGGGGGCTCAGATTATTTTATGTGACCCGCACCGGGCAACAGTTATCGGGTTAGGTGATCGATTCCGCCTTCGTGGGATGACCATGATCTCGCCCGATATCCGCGCCGGGATCTCGCTCCTTATTGCGGCGATGAGCGCCAAGGGCAAAAGCATCATTCATAATATCGACCAGATAGACCGGGGCTATCAGGATATTGACTTACGGTTGAATAAGCTGGGAGCAAATATTGAGAGGACATGA
- a CDS encoding cell division protein ZapA, protein MGDEKFLLTLEIDGRKYPLKIKQSEEEAFRKAAKTIHNKINQYRVKFGGNPDLIVQDFMAMTAIQALVENFSIESKNNTKPYEDTISTLIKELDLFLKK, encoded by the coding sequence ATGGGCGACGAAAAGTTTTTATTAACGTTGGAAATTGACGGCCGGAAGTATCCACTGAAGATCAAACAATCGGAAGAGGAAGCTTTCAGAAAAGCTGCCAAGACAATACACAATAAGATCAATCAGTACAGGGTTAAGTTTGGTGGAAATCCCGATTTAATCGTACAAGACTTTATGGCTATGACTGCTATACAGGCATTGGTGGAGAATTTTTCTATTGAAAGTAAGAATAATACGAAACCCTATGAGGATACAATCAGTACGCTGATAAAAGAACTGGATCTTTTTCTAAAGAAATAG
- the murB gene encoding UDP-N-acetylmuramate dehydrogenase yields MNIQHDIQLQPYNSFKTKALAKLFAQPSTITELQEILSSYKTEKKLVIGSGCNLFFTRDFDGLIIKPEIHGIRVLEENADWVEIEAGAAEDWDNFVEFCVSRGYSGVENLSLIPGTVGAAPIQNIGAYGAEVKDVITYVKTVEASSGKIESFSNTACNFSYRNSIFKQTRKFVVTSSVFRLQKAFTYVEKYADLNLELRNNFHPSLSQVREAIIRIRTRKLPNHLELPNAGSFFKNPILSKPQKEKLLTLLPDAPIYNIGDNGFKTSAAYLIEKTGCKGKRKGNVGIYEGHALIVVNYGTENGEEILSFVQDIQNEVQCKFHIMLEPEVWIF; encoded by the coding sequence ATGAACATTCAACACGACATCCAACTTCAACCCTACAATTCTTTTAAAACAAAAGCGCTGGCTAAACTTTTCGCGCAACCGTCAACCATTACCGAATTGCAGGAAATTCTCTCCAGCTACAAAACCGAAAAGAAGTTGGTTATCGGAAGCGGATGCAACCTGTTTTTCACCCGAGATTTCGACGGGCTGATTATCAAACCCGAAATCCACGGCATCCGTGTTTTAGAGGAAAATGCCGATTGGGTAGAAATTGAAGCAGGGGCAGCGGAAGATTGGGACAACTTTGTGGAGTTCTGTGTTTCTCGCGGTTATTCGGGAGTGGAAAACCTATCGCTTATCCCCGGAACTGTAGGAGCGGCCCCCATACAAAACATCGGTGCTTACGGAGCCGAAGTAAAAGACGTAATCACGTACGTGAAAACAGTGGAAGCCTCAAGTGGCAAAATTGAAAGTTTCTCCAACACAGCATGCAATTTTTCCTATCGAAACAGCATCTTCAAGCAGACCCGTAAATTTGTGGTAACCTCGTCGGTTTTCAGGTTGCAAAAAGCATTTACGTATGTAGAAAAATATGCAGACCTGAACCTGGAACTGAGAAACAATTTCCACCCCTCTTTATCCCAGGTAAGGGAAGCCATTATCCGGATCCGTACCCGCAAATTACCCAACCACCTTGAATTGCCTAACGCGGGGAGTTTCTTCAAAAATCCCATTTTATCAAAACCGCAAAAGGAAAAACTGCTCACACTCCTACCCGATGCGCCAATATACAATATCGGAGACAACGGTTTTAAGACCTCGGCGGCATACCTTATCGAGAAAACGGGATGCAAAGGAAAACGGAAAGGCAACGTGGGCATTTACGAAGGTCACGCGCTGATTGTCGTGAATTACGGAACCGAAAACGGGGAGGAAATACTGAGTTTCGTTCAGGACATTCAAAACGAGGTACAATGTAAATTCCACATTATGCTGGAGCCGGAGGTCTGGATTTTTTAA
- a CDS encoding NUDIX hydrolase: protein MNLKSDNKSLHWRVLGSEYLHQEPWLTVRKEQLQLPNGNIAPEYYVLEYANWVNTIAITREKKFVLVKQYRHGIRQVCYELCAGVCENSDRSPLESAKRELMEETGYGKGKWSEFICVSPNASANTNLSYCFIAEDVERINDQALEDSEDLTVHLFSLDEVKELLMNGEIIQATMAAPLWKYMAVNKLL from the coding sequence ATGAATTTGAAAAGCGACAACAAATCCCTGCATTGGAGAGTATTGGGAAGCGAATACCTGCATCAGGAACCCTGGTTAACGGTCAGAAAAGAGCAACTGCAATTGCCCAACGGAAATATCGCTCCCGAATATTACGTCTTGGAGTACGCCAATTGGGTAAATACGATTGCTATAACCCGCGAGAAAAAATTTGTACTGGTGAAGCAGTACAGGCATGGAATCAGACAGGTTTGCTACGAACTGTGTGCCGGGGTATGCGAAAACAGCGACCGGTCGCCACTCGAATCGGCAAAACGGGAGTTGATGGAAGAAACCGGCTACGGAAAAGGGAAATGGAGCGAATTTATCTGTGTTTCTCCCAATGCAAGCGCAAACACAAACCTCTCCTACTGTTTTATCGCTGAGGATGTGGAAAGGATAAATGACCAGGCACTAGAAGACTCCGAAGACCTTACGGTGCATCTCTTTTCTCTTGATGAAGTAAAAGAGTTGCTGATGAACGGAGAAATTATTCAGGCTACCATGGCTGCTCCTTTATGGAAATACATGGCTGTAAACAAGTTACTATGA
- a CDS encoding rhomboid family intramembrane serine protease, whose amino-acid sequence MITFLIIGITSVISIAAFGNYTMMDKFIFRPTEAGRGQWYRFFTYGVLHADYTHLIFNMFTLYFFGGDIERAFKATFGGQTGVFYYLLLYVTALPVSILPTYLKQKNNNSYRGVGASGAVSAIIFAYILINPMNFMGVLFIPVWLPAFLFGTIFLLISVSLDKKQSKGINHSAHITGGLYGIAFMVTVFIAFANINLVSEFADKVKIDSIYDLIRIGY is encoded by the coding sequence ATGATCACGTTCCTGATAATCGGAATAACATCGGTAATTTCCATAGCTGCTTTCGGCAACTATACGATGATGGATAAATTCATTTTCAGGCCCACAGAAGCGGGTCGCGGACAATGGTATCGTTTCTTCACGTATGGTGTATTACACGCCGACTATACGCACCTTATATTCAATATGTTCACGCTCTATTTTTTTGGCGGCGATATAGAGCGTGCTTTTAAAGCAACATTTGGAGGACAGACAGGAGTTTTCTATTACCTGCTGCTCTACGTAACCGCCCTGCCCGTATCCATTCTCCCCACTTACCTTAAACAGAAAAACAACAACAGTTACCGGGGAGTGGGTGCGTCCGGGGCAGTTTCAGCAATAATTTTCGCATATATTCTCATAAACCCGATGAATTTCATGGGAGTCCTATTTATCCCGGTATGGCTACCCGCTTTCCTTTTCGGAACGATTTTTTTGCTTATTTCTGTTTCACTTGACAAAAAGCAATCCAAAGGGATCAATCACTCGGCACACATAACCGGCGGTTTGTACGGAATAGCTTTTATGGTAACGGTTTTTATCGCATTTGCCAACATCAACCTGGTAAGCGAGTTTGCAGACAAAGTAAAAATCGATTCAATATACGATCTTATCCGGATAGGTTATTGA
- a CDS encoding SAM-dependent methyltransferase has protein sequence MKDAALYLIPTTLGDTPVNQVLPSYNLRITSDLRHFIVENVRTARRFLKQCNPEIDIDSLAFYELNEHTDRHRISAYLKPIRQGESVGIISEAGCPAIADPGADVVAIAQSERIKVVPLVGPSSLLMAMMASGFNGQSFAFHGYLPIESGERIKTLKKLENRVYSENQTQLFIETPYRNKKLAEDILQHCKPQTLLCIAMNISCEDEYIATRPVKAWKGNLPDMHKKPCVFLIYR, from the coding sequence ATGAAAGATGCCGCCTTATACCTGATTCCCACAACGCTGGGAGACACGCCGGTCAACCAGGTTTTACCATCGTACAACCTCCGGATCACTTCCGATTTACGCCATTTCATCGTAGAAAACGTACGAACAGCACGTAGATTTCTGAAGCAATGCAATCCTGAAATCGATATCGATTCCCTTGCTTTCTACGAGTTGAACGAACATACCGACCGGCATCGTATTTCAGCGTACCTGAAACCCATCCGGCAGGGAGAAAGTGTGGGAATTATCTCCGAAGCAGGCTGTCCGGCCATAGCCGATCCGGGAGCTGATGTAGTGGCTATTGCACAAAGCGAAAGAATAAAAGTTGTACCGCTGGTTGGCCCGTCATCCTTACTCATGGCGATGATGGCATCGGGATTCAACGGGCAAAGCTTTGCTTTTCACGGCTACCTGCCCATTGAATCCGGCGAGCGGATAAAAACACTTAAGAAACTGGAGAACAGGGTATATTCCGAAAATCAAACGCAGCTTTTTATCGAAACACCCTACCGCAACAAAAAGCTGGCAGAGGATATTTTACAGCACTGCAAACCTCAGACACTGTTATGTATCGCGATGAATATCTCCTGCGAGGATGAATACATTGCAACAAGACCGGTGAAGGCCTGGAAAGGCAATTTGCCCGATATGCACAAGAAACCGTGCGTATTTCTTATATACAGATAG